GCCCGCGCGATTCTCAACGCCAACGGCCTGCCAGAGGTCAAGGTCGAGGCTGTCAAGGGCCAGCTCACCGACCACTATGACCCCAGGTCGCGCACGGTCAGGCTCTCCGAGGGCAACTACGGCCACGCCAATGTCGCCGGTCTGGCCGTCGCCGCGCACGAGGTCGGCCACGCCATCCAGCACGCCCAGGCCTACGCGCCGCTGCGCTTTCGCGCGGCCCTGGTGCCCGTCGCCAACATCGGCTCGCAGTTCGGCCCGATGCTGGCTATCTTCGGCATCTTCTTGGGCGCGGGCGCCGAGGCCGGCGGCGCCGGCGGGCTCCTCTTGCAGGTAGGCATCTTTCTCTTCGCGGGCGCGGTGCTCTTTCATCTCGTCACCCTGCCCGTCGAGTTCGACGCCTCGCGGCGCGCGCTCGCGCAGCTTCAGACGATGGGTCTGGTCACCCGTCAGGACGCGGGCGGGGCCAAGGCGGTCTTGACCGCCGCCGCCATGACCTACGTCGCCGCCGCCGCGACCGCGATCGCCTACCTCATCTACTTTATCCTGGCCTCGAGGCGGCGCTAGGACGCTCAGGCGTCCAGGTCCTCGAGCCCACCCAAAAATACCTCCACCTGCTCGCGTAGCAAGCTGGCGGCACGGTCCAACTTGCTGGCGACCAACCGCTCCCTTTCCCAGTCGAGCTCGAAGGTGTAGGAGTGGCGAAAGACGTGTCTGAAGTCGCGAAAGTCGTTGAGCAGCGCGTAGAGTTCCTCGTCGATCAGCGCCGGACGGTAGCCGGGCAGCTCGAGTTTCATGCGCTTCAAGAGATCGCGGTGCCAACCGTCCGCGTCTAGGTCGTTCTCGAAAAAGCGCGCGACGGCTCGAAAGATGTTCTCGCAGCCGTTGTAGAAGCTGTGCAGGTAGTAGCCTAGCGCCGCCCGGTCATAAAATGGCACCTCGTCCGGGGTTTTGGCGAGCATCGGTGTAAGCGCGGCGAACGTCTGCCGGAGCTGCTCGAGCTTGGCGAGCTCGTCGCGCACGTCGGCCTTGAGCAGCTCGAGGCTAGGCTTCATAGAGATCCTCATAGATGACCTCGCCCCGGCTCAGAACCTTCTCCACAAAGCCGGGGTCGTCGTCCTGGCTGTGGAGGTCGACGGGGTAGGCCAAGCTTTCTTCCAGCTCGCGTTTGAAGTCCCAGTACTGCGCCGCGGCGAGGGGCAAGACCAGCAGGTCGATGTCCGAGCCAGCGCGGCTCCTGCCCGCGGCCACGGAGCCGAAGAGCACCGCCTTGCGGACGCCGAAGCGCGCGAAGAGGGGCTTGGCTCGAGTGAGTGCTGCTCGGCGCGCCGCGGCCTCGCGCTTTTGCCCCTGCGCCTCGAGCTGCCACCTGGCTTTGAGTTTGTCGAAGGTCATGGCGAATCCTGTGACCAGCTTACACCGCCGATGGATCGCTCGAGCCTCCGTCCCCTCGAGCACGCTTGCTCCTCATCCGGCGCGGTAAAATCGGGTCTTGTGACGCTCAAGGATCTGCCCGTCTTGCCCAACCAGCCCGGTTGCTACCTCTGGTACGACGCTGCGGGCACCGTCATCTACGTCGGCAAGGCCGTCAACCTGCGCAGCCGGGTGCGCAGCTACTTTAACGACGCCAAGGGCCAGAAGAGCACCCTGATAAGGCAAAAGGCGGCGCGCCTCGAGTTCATCGTCACCCAGAGCGAGGTCGAGGCGCTGATCCTCGAGGCCAACCTGATCAAGCGCTACAAGCCGCACTACAACGTGCTCCTAAAGGACGACAAGAGCTACCCTTTCCTGAAGCTCACCAAGGAGGATTTTCCCATTCTCCTCTTTACCCGGCGGGTCATCAAGGACGGCGCCCAGTACTTCGGCCCCTACCCCAACGCGAGCGCGGTCCGGCAGGTGCAGAACCTGATCGCCTCGATCTTTCCGCTCAGGCAAAACAGCGGCGTGCCCCTGCAAGGGCGCAAGAAGCCCTGCCTGCGGTTTCATATGGGCCGCTGTCTGGCGCCCTGCATAGACGAGGTGTCCAAGGAGGACTACGCCCAGGTGGTCGAGGGGGTGCGGGCCTTTTTGGAGGGCCGGATCGAGGACACCATGGGCATGCTCAAGGGACAGATGGCGGCGGCGGCACAGCGGCAGGACTTCGAGCTGGCGAGCAAGTACCGCGACCGCATCCAGGCGGTCGAGCGCCTGACCGGCTACGACTCGAACGTCATGCACGGCGCCGAGGAGAACCTGGACTTTTTGGGTCTGGCCCAGGCCGGCAACTACGCCATGGTGCAGATCTTCCAGCTGCGGCGCGGGCGCGTCATCGGCCGCGACAAGCGCTTCTTGACCAACGCCGAGACGGCGACAGCGGGCGAAGTCCTCGAGGCTTTCATGGCCGACTACTACGGCCAGGCGATGCAGATTCCCCCGCTCGTGCTGGTGCCCGAGGCTGGCCTGGGGCGCGGGGTCTGGGAGGCCTTCTTGAGCGAACGCGCGGGGCGCCGAGTCGAGCTGCGCGCGCCCCGTCGCGGCGACAAGCTCGAGTTCCTGGGCTTAGCCGAACGCAACGCGCGCACCGGGCTCGAGGCCGAGCTGGCCCTCTTGGAGCGTCGCGGCGACGCCCCCGGTGTGGGGGAGCTTCAGCGCGTCGCCGAGCTGGAGAATCCGCCCTACCGCACCGAAGGCTACGACATCTCCAACCTGATGGGCACGCACACCGTCGCCAGCATCGTGGTCTTCGAGGGCGGGCGGGCGCGAAAGTCCGAGTACAAGCGCGTCAACATCCGCGGGCTGGAAAAGCCCGACGACTATTGCGCCATGCACCAGATCATCACCCGGCGCTTTACGGGCGCCCTGGCCGACAAGATGGCCCTGCCCGACCTCATCCTCATCGACGGGGGCAAGGGCCAGGTGAGCGCGGCGCGGCGGGCGCTCACCGAGGTGGGGCTCGACGTCCCCCTGCTCGGCCTGGCCAAAAAGCAGGAGACCATCATCCGCGAGGGCGGCCCCGACATCGTCTTGCCCGAGACGCACCCGGCCCTGCGCCTCCTCATCAACATCCGCGACGAGGCGCACCGCGTGGCCGTGGGCTATAACCGCCAGCGGCGCGGCAAGGCGATGACGCGGAGCATCCTAGACGACATCCCCGGCATCGGCCCCAGGCGCCGCGACGCGCTCTTGGCGCACTTCTCGAGCGTGGACCAGCTTAGGGAGGCCGGCTTAGACGAGCTCGCCCGCATTCCCGGGGTGGGGCGGGCGGCGGCGGCGGCGGTGAAGGATTTTTTTGGGGCGCCAGGCTGATGGACGTTGCTTCTACACTTCTACAGGGCGGTCCGCAGCCACCTTCTTTATGGGCCTCACACCGCTAACGAATGGCTGGATTGGCTGGCGGTGTGAGGCCCCAGACCTCTTGCCAAGCTCAGTCCAGGAAGTCTCGCAGCTTGTGGTTGCGGGTCTCGTGGTACTTGAGCTTGCGCAGCGCCTTGTTCTCGATCTGGCGGATCCGCTCGCGGGTCACGCCGAAGTGCTTGCCGACCTCCTCGAGGGTGTGTTCACGGCCGTCGACGAGCCCTTTGCGCAGCTTGAGCACGGTGGCCTCGCGCTCGCTCAGCTTCTCGAGCGCCCGCGCGAGTGCTTCGTTGAGCAAGGTCTTGCTGGCCGAGTCGAGAGGCGACTCGATACAGTCATCGGGAATGAAGTCGCCGTAAGAGGTCTCCTTTTCGTCGCCCACGGGGGTCTCGAGGGAGATCGGCTCGCGCGTGAGCAGGAGGACCTCTTCGACCTTGTCGGCGTTCCAGGCCGGCCCCATCACCTCGGAAATCTCGTCGAAGCTGGGCTCGCGGGCGAGTTCCTGGTGGAGGTCGCGGCTGGCGCGGCTCAGCTTGTTGACGGTTTCCACCATGTGCACGGGGATGCGGATGGTCCGCGACTGGTCGGCGATGGCGCGGTTGATGGCCTGACGGATCCACCAGGTCGCGTAAGTGCTGAACTTGTAGCGGCGGCGGTACTCGAACTTCTGGACGGCGCGGATCAGCCCCAGGTTGCCCTCCTGGATGAGATCCAGAAAGCTCATGCCGCGGTGGGTGTACTTTTTGGCGATCGAGACGACCAGGCGGAGGTTGGCCTCGATCAGCTCCTGACGCGCCCGCTCGCCCTCTTCCGCCACGCGCTTGAAGCCGCGCCCGGCCCGCTCGGACAAGGCGCCTTGGGTCAGGCGCTCCGCGGCGGCCTCACCCTCCTCGATGCGGCGCGCCAGCGAAATCTCCTCCTCGAGCTTTAGGAGCGCGACCCGGCCGATCTCCTGAAGGTACTGGCGCACGGGGTCGGTGAGGGTGATCCTGGCGGCCGCGGTTTCCGCTCGAGCCTCTGCCTCGCCGCGACCCGGCTCACCGTCATGGCCGCTGGGTACCTCATCGTCCAGGTCGTCGAGCACCTCGTCGGCCGCGAGGTCGGCGACGGCGATTCCTTCGCCGTCCAGCACCGCTACCAGGCGCTCGAAGTGCTCGGCATCGCGCGTCAGGCCGAGGAACTCGAGGGCATTGTCGAGGGCGAGGTCGATCGCCTCGGTGTCGAGCGATCCCTCTTCGTGGCCTAGCGTGATCAGCCCCTGAACGTCCGCTGTGTGGAACCAGGCGGGGAGCGCCGTCCGCTCCTGCGCACCCTCGCCGCTCTCCTGCTTCTCGCGCTGCGGCTCGGCTGCGAGCGCGGTTCTCTTGGCTGTTGCTTCCATAACGCCTCCTTCGGCTGGCTTTCAGGCTTGTTCTAGAACCGCAACCTCGGCCCTTGCCCACGTGCGCTGAAGCGGCCCATTTCCCAGGCGCGTTGGCGGTGGTTGCTCAAGCGGTGGTTGCTCAAGACGGTGGTTGCTCCAAACGGTGCGAATGCTGAGGGCGCGGGGCTACCACGGCCGCTGCACCGCGTCGGCACTGAAGCGTGTCTGCTGACGCGGCGTCTAAGAGGGCGTGGCGGCGCGCCTTGTAAACGACGCTAGGTACGGCGGTCCCAGTTTGAAGGACCGTATCCTCTACGACGACATCCTCTACGACGACATCCTCTACGACAAGGGGAAGCCAGCCGCTCCGGCTGGCAGAACAAGCCCTGGATGAGGCTCGAGGTAGCCTTGCTCCAGGACCACTATAGCACCTCTACGGCATCCCTACGGCATCTCCGGGTTGGGAGGCCAGCCGGCAGGCCTACAAGCAGGTCTACAAGAGGCGGTTCCCGCCCGGCCCTTTAGCCCTCTAGCCGCGCGATCCAGCGCTCTGGCGCGCGGATTTCGGCCAGCGTCGGCAGCCTCTCGGGCCCATCCCAGGCGCGGTTGGCAAAGGCGAGGCCGCGCGCCGCCGTGACCGCGCTCACAAAGGCCTCGCCCTCCTGGTACTGCGCCAGCTTCAGGTCCATGCCGGTGAGGCGGTCGAAGAGCTCGAGCAGGAGCGGCTTTGACCTTTCGCGCTCCTTCATCCGCCTGTCGATCTCGCCGTAGCTCGGCAGCAGCTCCCGGCCGATGGCCCGCATGAGGTGGTTCGAGTAGCCCTCGGACAAGGACATCAGCGCCTGGACCCGCTCGAAGAGGGGTTTTACCTCGGGCGAGAGTGCGCCCTCGAGCCAGTGGCGGCCCATCAGCCGGCCTTCGATGAGGCGCCCGGCAAACTGGGTCAGGCCGGCGTCCGGCCTCGACAGCTCGCCGGCGAGCGCCCTCAGCATCTGGCGCAGGAGGTCGCTGAAGTAGGGGCGCACCCAGGGGTAGGCCTCGAACTGAAAGACGTGGGTCACCTCATGGAGCGTGACCCACAGCCGGAGGTCCTCGCCCCTCAAGCCGAGTTGCGCGCCAAGGCGCGCGATGTTCGGCTCGACGAAGAGAAGCGCGCCTTGGCTGTCGGGGTCGGGGGAGAGCAGGCTCAGGTCGTACTGGCCGAGCACGCGCCGGGCCAAGACGCCGAACAGGACGCCGATCTGGGCTCCGGCCAGGCGGCCGCCCAGGAGCGCTGCCAGGGGAGGGCTTGGGTGGGCTCTCAGCCGGGTGAAGATATCCTCCAGGGGTTCTAAAAGCAGCGCGAGCGAGGCGAAGTTGGCCTCCAGCCAGTCGCGGCGGTCGACGACGTGGACCTCTTCGATGGGACGCGGCAGGCGCCTGCCCAGGTAGGCGGCGACGAGCGGCTCGCTGCGCGCGACCATCTCGCTGTACTGCCTCTGACGCAAGGCGCGGTCGGGAACCCCGGCTCCTTGCCAGCCCGAGACGCGCAAGGCCAGCCTGTGCGCCTGCTCCCAGTCAAGGTGCGGTGAGCTGCCGAGGTTGCGGCCGGCGCGCTCGGCGAGGGAGCGCGCGCCGTAGCCGGCGGCGACGCCGAGCGCAATCACCGCGCCCCAACGTGATAGTTTGCCCAAGGATAGGTTGCCTGATGGTGGCATGAGGACGTCCTTTCTGGACGCCAGCATAAGCTATTGTTCCGCGATCGGCGGTCTCGTTGCGGTGCACTGGCCACTCGCGGCCTCTGGCACCGAACAATAGCAATGACAAGAGGCCGGTGAGGTATCTCACCCGCCTCTTGTGCGGTTTGCAACGCCGGCCTCGTCTGGCTCAGGTTCTAGGGCGAGTTTCGGTTCTGGGACGGGTATCCGCTTCATTCTTGCGGCGTCCCAACAGGCCGCCCAGGCCAAGGAGCCCTATCAGACCGATCCAGCCCCAGTTATTGTCCCGCGTCTGTGTGGTCACCGGCTGCGTGGTCGTCACCGGCTCCGTGGTGCCCGCGGGCGGTGTGGCCTGAGCAGACGCCACGGCTCCAAAGAGCAGGCTTGCGCTCAGGATGCCGACCGTTATCAGCTTGCGAAAATCGGTGGGTTTCATATCGAACCTCCTGCATGAACAACTCGTAATGCCGATGAGTACCATACAGCATTATTATCGCTCTCGGAGGTTACCGAATTCTTATCCAGTTCCAGTCGAAATGATCGGTAGTGCTGAGTCGTGGTGCGTCTCGCGGTGAGTCGCGTGGAGATGTGACTCGGTCGTCGCCGTGCTGGCGCGGGGCTGGTGGCCGGGCCGCCGCAGCCGCCTTCAGCCTTTGCGGCCCTCATCCGCGGCGCCCGCGCCGGCCCCTGGCAGCCTTTCCACCGCCAGGCTCGAGGCGGACAGCCTCGTAGTCCTGGAGGCGGACGGCCTCGTAGTCCTGGCGGCGGGCGCCGCGGTAGTCCAGTACGGCCACTACAGCGAGTAGCCGCCCACCTCGTCGTCGCGCACGATCTGGCCGTTGCGTAAGACGATGGTGCGGCGCCTCAGCTGATCGACGAGGTCCTTGGAGTGCGTCGCCAGGAGAATGGTGGTGCCGCGGATGTTTAAGTCGTTCAAAAGTTCGAGGATCTCCCAGCTGGTATCGGGATCCAAGTTGCCCGTCGGCTCGTCGCAGAGCAAGAGGGGCGGGTTGGTGACCAGCGCCCGGCCGATGGCGACGCGCTGCTGCTCGCCCAGGGACAGCTCGATGGGGTAGGCCTTGCGCTTGTGCGCCAAGGAGACCTGGCGAAGGATGGTCATGGCGCGCTGCTCCAAGTTGCCCTTTTCCCCCGTCGCCCTGAGCGCGAAGGTGAGGTTCTCCAGGGCCGAGTAGTGGGCGAGGAGGCGGTGGTCTTGAAAGACCATGCCGATCTTGCGGCGCATGTAGGGCAGGTGGCCCTCGCGCACCTTGCTGAGGTCCTGCCCGGCGATGTAGATGCTGCCCTCGGTCGGGGTGATGCGCC
The genomic region above belongs to Deinococcota bacterium and contains:
- a CDS encoding LPXTG cell wall anchor domain-containing protein, with the translated sequence MKPTDFRKLITVGILSASLLFGAVASAQATPPAGTTEPVTTTQPVTTQTRDNNWGWIGLIGLLGLGGLLGRRKNEADTRPRTETRPRT
- the uvrC gene encoding excinuclease ABC subunit UvrC, whose amino-acid sequence is MTLKDLPVLPNQPGCYLWYDAAGTVIYVGKAVNLRSRVRSYFNDAKGQKSTLIRQKAARLEFIVTQSEVEALILEANLIKRYKPHYNVLLKDDKSYPFLKLTKEDFPILLFTRRVIKDGAQYFGPYPNASAVRQVQNLIASIFPLRQNSGVPLQGRKKPCLRFHMGRCLAPCIDEVSKEDYAQVVEGVRAFLEGRIEDTMGMLKGQMAAAAQRQDFELASKYRDRIQAVERLTGYDSNVMHGAEENLDFLGLAQAGNYAMVQIFQLRRGRVIGRDKRFLTNAETATAGEVLEAFMADYYGQAMQIPPLVLVPEAGLGRGVWEAFLSERAGRRVELRAPRRGDKLEFLGLAERNARTGLEAELALLERRGDAPGVGELQRVAELENPPYRTEGYDISNLMGTHTVASIVVFEGGRARKSEYKRVNIRGLEKPDDYCAMHQIITRRFTGALADKMALPDLILIDGGKGQVSAARRALTEVGLDVPLLGLAKKQETIIREGGPDIVLPETHPALRLLINIRDEAHRVAVGYNRQRRGKAMTRSILDDIPGIGPRRRDALLAHFSSVDQLREAGLDELARIPGVGRAAAAAVKDFFGAPG
- a CDS encoding zinc-dependent metalloprotease; amino-acid sequence: MLASRKDVLMPPSGNLSLGKLSRWGAVIALGVAAGYGARSLAERAGRNLGSSPHLDWEQAHRLALRVSGWQGAGVPDRALRQRQYSEMVARSEPLVAAYLGRRLPRPIEEVHVVDRRDWLEANFASLALLLEPLEDIFTRLRAHPSPPLAALLGGRLAGAQIGVLFGVLARRVLGQYDLSLLSPDPDSQGALLFVEPNIARLGAQLGLRGEDLRLWVTLHEVTHVFQFEAYPWVRPYFSDLLRQMLRALAGELSRPDAGLTQFAGRLIEGRLMGRHWLEGALSPEVKPLFERVQALMSLSEGYSNHLMRAIGRELLPSYGEIDRRMKERERSKPLLLELFDRLTGMDLKLAQYQEGEAFVSAVTAARGLAFANRAWDGPERLPTLAEIRAPERWIARLEG
- the rpoD gene encoding RNA polymerase sigma factor RpoD, which gives rise to MEATAKRTALAAEPQREKQESGEGAQERTALPAWFHTADVQGLITLGHEEGSLDTEAIDLALDNALEFLGLTRDAEHFERLVAVLDGEGIAVADLAADEVLDDLDDEVPSGHDGEPGRGEAEARAETAAARITLTDPVRQYLQEIGRVALLKLEEEISLARRIEEGEAAAERLTQGALSERAGRGFKRVAEEGERARQELIEANLRLVVSIAKKYTHRGMSFLDLIQEGNLGLIRAVQKFEYRRRYKFSTYATWWIRQAINRAIADQSRTIRIPVHMVETVNKLSRASRDLHQELAREPSFDEISEVMGPAWNADKVEEVLLLTREPISLETPVGDEKETSYGDFIPDDCIESPLDSASKTLLNEALARALEKLSEREATVLKLRKGLVDGREHTLEEVGKHFGVTRERIRQIENKALRKLKYHETRNHKLRDFLD
- a CDS encoding zinc metallopeptidase — translated: MITYYLIGGVAFVVTMLIQSWLKSTYSKWTRVGNAAGLTGAQTARAILNANGLPEVKVEAVKGQLTDHYDPRSRTVRLSEGNYGHANVAGLAVAAHEVGHAIQHAQAYAPLRFRAALVPVANIGSQFGPMLAIFGIFLGAGAEAGGAGGLLLQVGIFLFAGAVLFHLVTLPVEFDASRRALAQLQTMGLVTRQDAGGAKAVLTAAAMTYVAAAATAIAYLIYFILASRRR
- the ftsE gene encoding cell division ATP-binding protein FtsE gives rise to the protein MIHFHHVTKTYSRTHTHALKDIDFKIDKGEFAYITGHSGAGKSTLLGLILRRITPTEGSIYIAGQDLSKVREGHLPYMRRKIGMVFQDHRLLAHYSALENLTFALRATGEKGNLEQRAMTILRQVSLAHKRKAYPIELSLGEQQRVAIGRALVTNPPLLLCDEPTGNLDPDTSWEILELLNDLNIRGTTILLATHSKDLVDQLRRRTIVLRNGQIVRDDEVGGYSL
- a CDS encoding antitoxin, which produces MKPSLELLKADVRDELAKLEQLRQTFAALTPMLAKTPDEVPFYDRAALGYYLHSFYNGCENIFRAVARFFENDLDADGWHRDLLKRMKLELPGYRPALIDEELYALLNDFRDFRHVFRHSYTFELDWERERLVASKLDRAASLLREQVEVFLGGLEDLDA
- a CDS encoding nucleotidyltransferase domain-containing protein produces the protein MTFDKLKARWQLEAQGQKREAAARRAALTRAKPLFARFGVRKAVLFGSVAAGRSRAGSDIDLLVLPLAAAQYWDFKRELEESLAYPVDLHSQDDDPGFVEKVLSRGEVIYEDLYEA